CCTGGAAGGACGTGCAGACGGCAACGCGACGCGGCGAGAAGGTGGTCAGCGCCCATTCGATGACCTCCCACGGCTCGCGGTCGTCGTACTCGACGGCCAGCTCGCCGGCCTCCCAGTCATCGAAGGTGATCCGTGCGTCCTCGATCGTCTCAACGCTCATTGCGCCCTCCCTGCCCCCGCCCCTGCTACCGCTTCCTGGCCGCTCGCCAACGCGACCAGCGTCTCATCTGCCGTCCGTCGCGTGAATGCCTGGAACGATTCGCCGTCCTGCCGCTGGGCCAGCCAGCCGGCCACCAGCCGCTCAACGGTGTCCACGGCCTCGGCGGCCGGCACGCGCCGCAGGACCGCCCGCCCGACGGTGGCGTCCTCTCCGATGCCGCCGCGCAGGTAGACCTCGTAGGCCTCCAGCTTCTGGATGCCGTCGCCGCGCGCCGTCGTGCCCTGGAGTCCGATGTCCGAGATCCAGTGGTGCGCGCAGGCGTGCGGGCAGCCGTCCACGCCCAGGCTCAGCCCGTCCACGGCGTTCCCGAACCGCTGCTCCAGCCGTTCCACGATCTCGCGCATTTTCGGCTTGGTCTCGGCAACAGCGTAGTTGCAGAGCGGCTGCCCCGTGCAGGCGACCGCCGTGCCCCGCAGCTTGTGCACGTCCAGGTCGAACCCGATCTCGCGCAGCTTCCCGACGATCTCGTCGACGCGGCCCGTGGGCACGCCCGTCAGGATGAAGTTCTGCTGGCGGGTCAGGCGGATGTCTCCTCCGTACGATGCGGCCAGCTCGGCGATGGCGACGGCCTGCACGGCGTTGATCTGACCGGCGAAGACCGGCACGCCGATGTAGACCTTGCCGTCCTCCTTCTGCTGGTGGACGCCGAGATGGTCGATGCGAGCACCCGGTGGCGGCGGCGTGATGAGATCTTCGAGCGTGCGCCCGAGCTTCTCCTCCACCGCCTTCCGCACGCCGTCCACGCCGTAGTCGTCCACCAGGAACTTGAGGCGGGCCTTGGCACGCGACACCCGATACTTCAGGTCGTGCCGCCAGACGTCGAGGATGGCCCGCGCCACCTCGATGGCCTGACCCTGCTCGACAAACACGCCCAGGTCACGGGCGATCCGTGGCGTGGACGAGAGGCCGCCGCCCACGTGCACCGCGAAGCCGTTGCGGGGGCCGTTCGGCCCGGGCTGGGTGGCCCCCACGAATGAGATGCAGTTGATCTCGGGCGCGTTGCACTGGTCGGTGCAGGCAGCCATCGAGATCTTGTGCTTGCGTGGCAGATCCAGGTACTCGTCGTGGTTGATGAAGTAGCTGACGAGGTCGTGCAGCTCGGAGGAGCAGTCGAACAGCTCCGTTCGGTCGAGGCCCGCGACGGGACAGCCGGTGACGTTGCGGACGGCGTCGCCGCAGCCGCCCTTGGAGGTCATCCCGACGCTCGCCAGCGCCGCGAAGACCTCGGGCAGGTCGCGGATGCGAAGCCAGTGGAGCTGGATCGTCTGGCGGGTGGTCAGCTCGGCGTAGTCCCGCCCGAACTTCTGCGAGAGCTCGCCGATGACCTTGAGCTGCGGAGCGGTCAGGTGGCCGGCTGGCACCTTGATCCGCAGCATCATCAGCCCGATTTTCGGCTTGTCGTGGTACAGGCCGTACCACTGGAAGCGGACCATGTCCTCTTCGGAGACGTCGTTGTAGTCGAGCGCACCGAGGGCTGGCGCCTCGTCGAGGATGGCGAGCGGGTGCTTCTCGGCCTTGAGCTTCTCGACGTTGTTGCGCTTCCGCACCAGGTCCCAGTCCGGCGCCGCGCGGGACGCCGCCGGGAAGGCCGGGCGCACGGCGGCGGCCGGACGTGGCCGCGGCGTGGTCGCCTCCTCGCCGGGTGTTGGACCGCTCATGATCGCGTTCTCTCCCTCGAAACTGCCGTGAACACGAGAAAAGGCCGAGCCGGCCTCTTCAAGCCGCTCGGCCTCCAGTGGACTGGTCAGCCGGGAGTGCCCGCGCACGCACGAGCACGCATCTTCAGTTGGTGCGCTCCGCGAGCGTCAGCCGTCAGGGAGCGCTGCCGCCCTGCCGTCGCTGCGCGGGAGCGCCCGCCAGCCGCACCTTGTGCGTCGCGTCGAGCTGCACGACCCGACCATCCTGAACGATCACAGTGACGGACCCGTGGCGCATCCCCGCGAGGAGGCGCTGGAGCTCCGACACCAGGGTGTCGAGATCCTCGGATCGTGTCGGATCGAGACTCGCCAGAAGCCACCTCCAGCGCCAGAAAGGCCCGCCGGTGAGACGCTGCACAAAATCGATGAAATCGACTCGTTGAGTAGACAATAGCGGGTTTCGCGCGGGGCTGTCAACCCTGCCGGTGGCACGCAGGCCGTCCGAACCAGTACGGTCCGTCCGCAGCCGGGAGTTCACGACCTGGAGGTCAGGCATGGCGGATCGTTGGCAGTACAAGACGGTGAGCGTCTCGCCCGCGCAGGCGGAGAATCTGGACGAGATCCTCAACAGCTACGGCGCGGCCGGCTGGGAGCTGGTGTCGGTGGTCGTCGAGGCGTGGATGCCGCGGGGCTTCCTGGGTGGCGCGCAGCAGCCGACGTACCGGGCGGTGTTCAAGGCGCCGGCGTAAGCGCCGGCGACATCGCGATGCGCTGGTACACTCAGAGGCAGGACACCCGAGGAGGTGACGCTGATGTGCCGCATCGACATCAGCGAGCTACCGCAGCAGACGGACGAAGAGATCGGCACTGGCGAGACCTACGCCGTCGAACGAGATGGCAAGGTCGTGGCCTACGTCGTTCCGGTGAAGCCCCGCGACGAGAGCGAAGTACGGGCCGTGACAGAACGGGTTGCACACGCTGTCGATGCCAGTCTGAGCGAAGGGTACACTTCAGAGGATCTGGCCCGGGATCTCGACATCAGCCGTCCATTCAACGCATCCAGATAGCATGCGCCTCGCTGTCGATGCGAGCGTGCTCGTCGCCGAGCTTACACGCCGGCGTGGACGAAGCCTGATTTCGCTCTCTGCTCTGGAGTTTGTTGTTGCTGCTCACGCCTGGGACGAGGTGACCTACGAACTACCGCGCCGACTGGCGGCCCGCGAGCGACACGGCCGCCTGGTTTCCGGCGGTGCAGATCTGGTGCTGCGCAAGTGTCTCTCCCTGGCGGCGGCATACGTCACCGTCGTGCCGAGCGTCGCGTACGAGTCGTTCGAGGCGCTGGCGCGGCGGCGAGTGCCGAGGGATCCGCGCGATTGGCCGACCGTTGCGTTGGCCATGGCGCTCGAGGCCGGCATCTGGACCGCCGACGCCGACTGTCTCGGCTGTGGCCTGCCAACCTGGACGACCGAGGCGCTGCTGCTGGCGTCCGAGGCGTGAGCGAGGCAGTTCGCTGGAAGGCCTGGCTTGAACACGGGCCTTCATGAACTTGTCATATTCCATCCGTCTGCACCCTCATGAAGATCGCCGCCTGTCGATGGTTTCGCCTCACTCGTCATAATCGTGCTCCGTATCGGGTGACCGTATGAGCGTCCAGCCGAGTGCACGCTCGGGCTCCGCGCGCGCCCGCGTGCTTGTCGTGGACGACGATCCGAAGGTCGTGAGCCTGATGCGCCGTGGGCTGACCTTTGAGGGTTACGACGTGAGTGTGGCCTCGGATGGCGATGAGGCGCTCGCCGTGGCGCACGACTCGCCGCCGCACCTGGTGGTGCTCGACGTGATGATGCCGCGCCTGAGCGGGATCGAGGTCTGCCGCCGCCTCCGTGCGATTGACCGCGACCTTGCCATCCTGATGCTGACGGGGCGCGCCAGTGTGTCGGCGCGCATCGAGGGGCTGGACGCCGGTGCGGATGACTATCTCGTCAAGCCGTTCGCGTTCGACGAGCTGCTGGCCCGCATCCGAGCGCTCTTGCGCCGGACCCTCCCGCCGGAGGATGAAGTCCTCGAGTTCGAGGACTTGCGGCTCGTCCCGTCCACCCGTGACGTGACCCGCGCAGGGCAGGCCGTCGAGTTGACGGCGCGCGAGTACGATCTCCTGGAGCTATTTCTGCGGCACCCTCGCCAGGTGCTTCAGCGCGACGTCATCTTCGCCCGGGTGTGGGGGTCCGACTTCCTTGGTGAATCGAACGTCATCGACGTCCACGTGATGCGGTTGCGGGACAAGCTCGAATCCGGTGGTGGCGAGCGCCTGATCCACACGATTCGCGGCGCGGGCTACAGCCTCCGGCGGCGGAGCTAGACGGTGCCGTCGCTGATGCGCCTGCCGATCCGCCTGCGGATGGCGCTCTGGTTCGCTGCGCTGCTCTGGCTGCTGGTGGGCGCGATGAGCGTCTTCCTGCTCTCGGCGTTGGACGACGTCGTTCAGGAGCAGATCGATGCCGCCCTGCGATTGCGCGCCTCACGGGTCGAGCGGGAGATCACGACGGGCGACGATGACCGGCTCGACCCGCAGGACGTGCAGGCGAGTCTGCTCGACCTCGCCCCGTTCGAGGAGCTGTCTGCGCCGGGCATCTACGTGCAGGTGCGGGACATCCGTGGGGCCGTCATCGCGGCGTCCGCCAACCTGCCGCGCGACGAGCTGCCGGTGACGCAGGAACTGCTCGCGAGCGCGCTCCAGGACCGCGAGGCCTTCGAGACGGTCTCGGTCGGCAACGAACAGGTACGCATCCTGGCGTGGCCGGTCGATACATCGGGGCCGGTCGTGGGTGTGGTGGTCGTTGGCCAGTCGTTGCGGCTGGTCGAGGTCACACGGCAGGGCGTCGAGCGGCTGGTGACCATCGCGGCGATTGTGGCGACGGTGGCTGCAGGCCTCGGCGGTTGGTGGTTGACCTCGCGGGCGCTGGGTCCGATGGCCGACGTGACCCGCGTTGCCCGTGACATCGCGGCGACAGGGCGGTTCGAGCAGCGCATCGCGCGGCCGGCCGGCGACGACGAGGTTGGACAACTGGTTCAGACGTTCAACGAGATGCTGGCGCGGTTGGAGCGGATCTTCGCACTCCAGCGCGAGTTCCTGGCCGATGCCTCACACGAGCTGCGCGGCCCGCTGATGGTGATTCGCGGCAACCTCGACCTGCTTCGCCTTGGCATCCCCGAAGACGAGCGGCGCGACTGCGTCCGTGAGGCCGGTGAGGAGGTGGAGCGGCTCTCGCGGCTCGCCTCGGACCTCCTGTTCCTGGCGGCGACCGACGCTGCCGAGGTCGTCGAGCAACTGCCTGTTCGCCTCGATCAGGTGGTGGTTGGCGCCTGGGAGCGCGCCCGCCTGACCGACCACGGGCGGCACGAGATCGTGCTGGGCGAGAACCAGCCGAGCGAGGTCATCGGAGATCGGACCCGGCTCGATCAACTCGCCTGGAACCTGGTCGAGAACGCGCTGCGCTACACCCAGGCCGGTGGGCGGGTCGAGCTGTCGCTGACCCGGGCTGGAAATCAGGCGACGTTCGTTGTGCGCGACACCGGATTGGGCATCGCCGCCGAGCATCTGCCGCGCATCTTCGAGCGCTTCTACCGCGTTGACAAGGCGCGCTCGCGGGGGAATGGCGGCACCGGGCTCGGACTGGCCATCGTCAAGCGCGTCGCGGAATCTCATCAAGGGCACGTCAGCGTCACCAGCGAGCCTGGGCGCGGGACGACATTCACCGTCACGCTCTACGTGCGCGCCGTTGCCGCCCAGCACGACGGGCCATCCGAGATTCGGCAGGCGTCCGCGGAACGGCAGGTGCGCGCCTGATCTCCGTCCTCACATTCATAGTTCTGTCATCTTCAACGGTCATGCTGACCGCTCTCAGATTGTCGTCCTGGCCGCTCGGCGCCGCTGAAGGGAACCTCCCGTGACACGTCTCGACCTGATCCGCGCGTTCGTTGCCATGCTGATCGTCAGCACGGCCGTCCTGGTGCAGTTCATTCACGGGAGCAGCAGCCGCCCGGCAACTTCGTCTCAGCTCGACGCACAGGCAATCCTGCACCGCTTCGTACCCGAGCCGAGCCGCGTCGCACTGGCTGACAACGGCAGCGACAATGGCGACGAAGACGCCGACAACAGCGGTGCTGACAACAGCGGCGCCGACAACAGCGGTGCTGACAACGAGGATGCCGACAACAGCGGCGCCGACAACGAGGATGCCGACAACAGCGGTGCTGACAACGAGGACGCCGACAACGAGGACGCCGACAACAGTGGGGCCGACAACGAGGACGCCGACAACGGCGGCGCTGACAACAGTGGGGCCGATAACGAGGATGCCGACAACAGCGGCTCCGATAACGAAGACGCTGACAACAGCGGTGCCGATAACGAGGACGCCGACAACAGTGGGGCCGATAACGAAGACGCCGACAACAGTGGGGCCGATAACGAGGACGCCGACAACAATTAGTGGCTCGGCAGGCGTGCATCGCAGGGTTGCTCGGTGCCCATCGTCAACCTGACAGCAGCGAGAAACGACCTCCCGTCCGTCATCCCGACCGCGGCGAGGAACGAGCGGAGTGGGGATCTTCTCCTTCTGTAGCGTGAGGAAGATCCCTCGACTTCGTTCGCACGCTCACGTCGCTCGGGATGACGGGGGAAGCGTCGAGTGACCCGACCCGGTCGTTCACGACGGACAGGCCACGAGAATCAGTTGAGACTCTGCTGATCCCGTCCGGCCCCGCCTGACGCCCCGTGTGCCAGAATGGAAGCCCGAGCACGCCCCGCGCCTGCGAGCAGGCACGGGGCGTGCTTGTGTCACCCGGGGTTGCGACACACGCGGAGCCGGTGCGGTGGATATGGGAGCGGGGAGCACGGCTGTGAGCGACGGCGGACCTTTCAAGGCGTCGGAAAGATCCGAGCGCGAGGTCGGGCGCCGCGCTCCCACGCCTCTGAGTGGAGCCGCCTTTCCTGGTCACCGTTGCGTTCAACGCTGACGTCGAGCAGCAGGCCGGGGCGTACGCCACCGGCCTGCTGGCGTTGATCACCTCGGCCACCGTCACCGTGACGCTCTCGGCGCACCGTCGGGGGCAGCGGGCCGCCAGCGTCGCTTTCGGGCTGATCTCGTCGATCTTCATCTACAGGACCGTCGTCACGATTGTTGGCCGCCCGGAGGGTTTGAAGATCGCTGCCCTGTTCATCGTAGCGCTTGTGGCGACCTCGGTCGTGTCGCACCTGCTGCGGCAGACCGAGCTACGGGTGAAGCGCGTCATTCTGGACGAGACGGCGGTCAGCTTCATTCGGGCGGCGAAGCGCCAGCCGCTCCCACCTGATCGCTCACGACACCGACTGCCAGACGCCTGAAGAGTACGACTCGAAGGAGACGGAACAGCGCGAAGCACGACTGTCTGACGGCCCGTGGCCGCGCGGCACGTTCGGTGCAGAGGGATCGGCGATGACGTGACAGGGCGCGCCGCAGCGCCGCCGTGAGGGAACACCTGATGATCGAACGACCGCGCACCGATCCAACAGAGCCTGGCGATCCTGACGATCTCGCAGACGATGTGGTGGACGAAGCCGAGCCGGTCACGCCTCCGCCGGCCGTCGAGCCGGCGGCCGGGCCGCCAACGTTGCCGCCCAGCGAACCGCCCAGCCCGGGCGTCGGCGGACTCCGGAACTGACCGGTGAGAGGGTCGCGGTGAAGCTGCCCAAAGGGGGCACGTCTGGCTCTTGCAACTGGACTATCTCGTCATAAGATGATGGAGCCGTCGAGAGAGGTCAGCCTGCTCTCTCGCAGGAAGCGCAAGCGCCGGGGTGGCCCAACACCCCGGCGCTTTTTGTTGTGTCTCGGGGCCCCCACGTAGGCGCGGCCGGAGGCGGGCATGCAGCCTGCGTGTGTCGGCGGCAGAATCGGCCGGCAACGTCGATCAGGCCGCACCACCGACGAGGATGACCATGGACACGCTCGCCGTACTCAGAGATCCCAAAGGCCTGCTCGCGCTGCTCAAGGAGACCTTCAACGACTGGAGCGAAGACAAGGCTGCGAACCTCGCTGCCGCCCTGGCCTACTACACGGCGTTCTCGATCGCGCCGTTGCTGCTGATCTCCATCGTCGTCGCCGGCCTGTTCTTCGGCCGCGAGGCGGCCCAAGGGCAGATCTTCGGGCAACTCGAGGGGCTGCTCGGGCCGGAGGCGGCAGGCGTGATCCAGACCAGCGTCGCCAACTCCCAGCAGTCGGGCGCCAGCACGCTGTCGGCCATCATTGGCGTCGTGACGCTGATCTGGTCGGCCTCGAGCCTCTTCGCGCAGTTGCAGGACGCGCTCAACACGATCTGGGAGGTGAAGCCAGATCCGCGGGCCGGCTGGCTGGCGTTCATCAAGCGCCGGTTCCTGTCGATGACGCTGGTCCTCGGCATTGCGTTCGTGCTGCTGGTGTCACTGGTCTTGAGCGCTGGCCTCGCAGCTGTCGGCGGGCTGCTCGGCAACGTGCTGCCCGGTGGAAACGTCTTCTGGCAGGCCGTCAACTTCGTGATCTCGTTCGCGCTGGTCACCGGTCTGTTCGCCGCCATCTACAAGGTGTTGCCAGACGCTACCATCAACTGGAGCGATGTCTGGATTGGCGCGGCATTCACCGCCTTCCTGTTCACGGCGGGCAAGCTCGTGATCGGCCTGTACCTGGGGCATGCCAGTATCGGCTCGACGTTCGGCGCAGCCGGCTCGCTGCTGGTCTTCCTGGTGTGGGTCTACTACTCGGCCCAGATCCTCTTCTTCGGCGCAGAGTTCACCCAGGTCTACGCCCGCAAGTACGGCTCGCGCATCGTGCCTGCGCCCGGCGCAGTGGCGCTTGACCCACAGGACCGGGCGCAGCAGGGCATCCCGCACGAGAACACAGCGCCGAAGCATGCCGCCGCTCGCGAGCGGCAGGAAGCACTTGCCGGCGCAGGAGCCGGCAGCCGCCGTGAGAACGGCAAGGCCGTGGCGCCAGACGGTCGGCCAAATGGTCGACCAAATGCTCGGGCCAACGGCTCAGCGTATCGGCGCGGCGCGGCGCGCGCCCCGGGCGACTACGCCACGACGAAGCACGCCCAGGCCCACCTGCGTCGGGGTGCGGGTGGCCCTGCTCCTGGGGGCAGCGGCGGTTCGAACGGCGCACCTGGCGCCGTCAAGAAGCTGCTCTGGGCCGGGCTGGTATCGGGATCGCTGGCCGTGGGAGCTGTGGCAGCCCGCCGGGCCAGCGCCGAGATCTGGCGCGGCGTCTTCCACCAGGAACCGCCCACCAGGAACGTCTGAATCAGAGCCATGGTGGAAGCCAGATGGCACGCCTCCGACGTAGCCGCACCCCCGGCCCGCACCTCCGTGCGTCATCCCGTCCGACAGGCCCGATGGATGCGCAGTGTCGTCCTGACGGCCTCGTGTTGGAACGCTCTCTGTACTGGAGCATTGACAGAAGCGCAGAACACGACGATGTGTCCACTCCAGCGCAGCATGAGGGACGACGATGCGTCAGCAGCGAACGGTGATGATCGTGGAGGATGAGCCGGCCATTCGTGGGCTCCTGTCGATGACCCTGGAAGCCGAAGACTATCGGGTAGAGACGGCGGCCGATGGGCGCGAGGCCCTGGAACGGGTTCGACATCATCCGCCGGACGCGATCTTGCTCGATCTGGTGCTCCCTTACCTGGACGGACCGACACTCATTCGCACGCTCGACGACGACCCGTCGCTGCAGCAGATCCCCGTCGTCGCGGTTTCGGCGACGGAGCGCTACCCGGGTGTGGGCGAGCGCGGGGTGTACGCATTCCTGTCCAAGCCGTTCGACGTGGAGACGCTCCTGACCATCCTGGACGATGCGCTGGTCGAACATGAGGCGCGTCGTCTGGTCACGTTTGACGACCGCGTCGAGTAGGCAGGCGCGCCGAACCGGACGAGTGCCGCGTCACGGCGCACCGGTATGAAAAGTGCGTCAGGTCCGGTGGCCCGGCGACGCAGGAGATGCGTCGCCAGCGCCAGTGAGAGCCGCCCGTAGTCCGACATGCTGCCGGCAGCGTCGGACCGCCCGTCGTATCACGCACCGGAGCCGATGATGCACCTCGTCTCGTTCCGCCTCAACGGCGAAGAACGGTCGCTGGCTGTGGAGCCGCGACGCACGCTGCTCGACGCGCTGCGCGTCGACCTTGCCCTCACCGGGACCAAGAAGGTCTGCGACATGGGCGACTGCGGCGCATGCACCATCCTCCTGGATGGGAAGGCCGTCTACTCCTGCCTGACGCTCGCCGTCGACTGCGACGCCCGCTCGGTGACCACGGTCGAAGGGCTGGCAGACGGCGAGCACCTCGATCCCGTACAGCAGGCGTTCATCGACACGGACGCCTACCAGTGCGGCTTCTGCACACCGGGCCAGATCATGAGCATCGCCGCGCTGCTGGCGGAGTCGCACGTCCCCGACGAGACCGAGATCCGTCGGGCGGTGAGC
This genomic stretch from Chloroflexota bacterium harbors:
- a CDS encoding YezD family protein; protein product: MPDLQVVNSRLRTDRTGSDGLRATGRVDSPARNPLLSTQRVDFIDFVQRLTGGPFWRWRWLLASLDPTRSEDLDTLVSELQRLLAGMRHGSVTVIVQDGRVVQLDATHKVRLAGAPAQRRQGGSAP
- a CDS encoding (2Fe-2S)-binding protein; protein product: MLPAASDRPSYHAPEPMMHLVSFRLNGEERSLAVEPRRTLLDALRVDLALTGTKKVCDMGDCGACTILLDGKAVYSCLTLAVDCDARSVTTVEGLADGEHLDPVQQAFIDTDAYQCGFCTPGQIMSIAALLAESHVPDETEIRRAVSGNLCRCGAYQNIVKAGQRAVELMVDARASRKAGGSDESTNGHVLPDVAKAGVR
- a CDS encoding DUF4177 domain-containing protein — its product is MADRWQYKTVSVSPAQAENLDEILNSYGAAGWELVSVVVEAWMPRGFLGGAQQPTYRAVFKAPA
- a CDS encoding response regulator transcription factor; translated protein: MSVQPSARSGSARARVLVVDDDPKVVSLMRRGLTFEGYDVSVASDGDEALAVAHDSPPHLVVLDVMMPRLSGIEVCRRLRAIDRDLAILMLTGRASVSARIEGLDAGADDYLVKPFAFDELLARIRALLRRTLPPEDEVLEFEDLRLVPSTRDVTRAGQAVELTAREYDLLELFLRHPRQVLQRDVIFARVWGSDFLGESNVIDVHVMRLRDKLESGGGERLIHTIRGAGYSLRRRS
- a CDS encoding YihY family inner membrane protein, yielding MDTLAVLRDPKGLLALLKETFNDWSEDKAANLAAALAYYTAFSIAPLLLISIVVAGLFFGREAAQGQIFGQLEGLLGPEAAGVIQTSVANSQQSGASTLSAIIGVVTLIWSASSLFAQLQDALNTIWEVKPDPRAGWLAFIKRRFLSMTLVLGIAFVLLVSLVLSAGLAAVGGLLGNVLPGGNVFWQAVNFVISFALVTGLFAAIYKVLPDATINWSDVWIGAAFTAFLFTAGKLVIGLYLGHASIGSTFGAAGSLLVFLVWVYYSAQILFFGAEFTQVYARKYGSRIVPAPGAVALDPQDRAQQGIPHENTAPKHAAARERQEALAGAGAGSRRENGKAVAPDGRPNGRPNARANGSAYRRGAARAPGDYATTKHAQAHLRRGAGGPAPGGSGGSNGAPGAVKKLLWAGLVSGSLAVGAVAARRASAEIWRGVFHQEPPTRNV
- a CDS encoding response regulator, with product MRQQRTVMIVEDEPAIRGLLSMTLEAEDYRVETAADGREALERVRHHPPDAILLDLVLPYLDGPTLIRTLDDDPSLQQIPVVAVSATERYPGVGERGVYAFLSKPFDVETLLTILDDALVEHEARRLVTFDDRVE
- a CDS encoding HAMP domain-containing protein, with amino-acid sequence MPSLMRLPIRLRMALWFAALLWLLVGAMSVFLLSALDDVVQEQIDAALRLRASRVEREITTGDDDRLDPQDVQASLLDLAPFEELSAPGIYVQVRDIRGAVIAASANLPRDELPVTQELLASALQDREAFETVSVGNEQVRILAWPVDTSGPVVGVVVVGQSLRLVEVTRQGVERLVTIAAIVATVAAGLGGWWLTSRALGPMADVTRVARDIAATGRFEQRIARPAGDDEVGQLVQTFNEMLARLERIFALQREFLADASHELRGPLMVIRGNLDLLRLGIPEDERRDCVREAGEEVERLSRLASDLLFLAATDAAEVVEQLPVRLDQVVVGAWERARLTDHGRHEIVLGENQPSEVIGDRTRLDQLAWNLVENALRYTQAGGRVELSLTRAGNQATFVVRDTGLGIAAEHLPRIFERFYRVDKARSRGNGGTGLGLAIVKRVAESHQGHVSVTSEPGRGTTFTVTLYVRAVAAQHDGPSEIRQASAERQVRA
- a CDS encoding pentapeptide repeat-containing protein, whose amino-acid sequence is MTRLDLIRAFVAMLIVSTAVLVQFIHGSSSRPATSSQLDAQAILHRFVPEPSRVALADNGSDNGDEDADNSGADNSGADNSGADNEDADNSGADNEDADNSGADNEDADNEDADNSGADNEDADNGGADNSGADNEDADNSGSDNEDADNSGADNEDADNSGADNEDADNSGADNEDADNN
- a CDS encoding nitrite/sulfite reductase yields the protein MSGPTPGEEATTPRPRPAAAVRPAFPAASRAAPDWDLVRKRNNVEKLKAEKHPLAILDEAPALGALDYNDVSEEDMVRFQWYGLYHDKPKIGLMMLRIKVPAGHLTAPQLKVIGELSQKFGRDYAELTTRQTIQLHWLRIRDLPEVFAALASVGMTSKGGCGDAVRNVTGCPVAGLDRTELFDCSSELHDLVSYFINHDEYLDLPRKHKISMAACTDQCNAPEINCISFVGATQPGPNGPRNGFAVHVGGGLSSTPRIARDLGVFVEQGQAIEVARAILDVWRHDLKYRVSRAKARLKFLVDDYGVDGVRKAVEEKLGRTLEDLITPPPPGARIDHLGVHQQKEDGKVYIGVPVFAGQINAVQAVAIAELAASYGGDIRLTRQQNFILTGVPTGRVDEIVGKLREIGFDLDVHKLRGTAVACTGQPLCNYAVAETKPKMREIVERLEQRFGNAVDGLSLGVDGCPHACAHHWISDIGLQGTTARGDGIQKLEAYEVYLRGGIGEDATVGRAVLRRVPAAEAVDTVERLVAGWLAQRQDGESFQAFTRRTADETLVALASGQEAVAGAGAGRAQ
- a CDS encoding nucleotide-binding protein, PIN domain-containing protein translates to MRLAVDASVLVAELTRRRGRSLISLSALEFVVAAHAWDEVTYELPRRLAARERHGRLVSGGADLVLRKCLSLAAAYVTVVPSVAYESFEALARRRVPRDPRDWPTVALAMALEAGIWTADADCLGCGLPTWTTEALLLASEA